From a region of the Candida albicans SC5314 chromosome 1, complete sequence genome:
- a CDS encoding frequenin (Ortholog(s) have 1-phosphatidylinositol 4-kinase activator activity, calcium ion binding activity): MGKTVSKLSKDDLRQLRQATYFDKRELQQWYKGFLRDCPSGQLSEEEFVKVYKQFFPFGDPTDYCHYLFRVFDLDNSKYIDFKEFIIALSITSRGTEEQKINWSFKMYDYKKEGKIGYKEILPIVKATYKMVGPMVELPEDQQTPEARVDRYFQLLGKDKNTDKLDLNDFKKLAQLDSGIAAALNSYSGLV; this comes from the coding sequence ATGGGGAAAACGGTttctaaattatcaaaagaTGATTTGAGGCAGCTTCGACAGGCCACGTATTTTGATAAACGTGAGTTGCAACAATGGTACAAAGGGTTTCTAAGAGATTGTCCACTGGGCCAATTgtcagaagaagaatttgtGAAAGTTTACAAGCAATTTTTCCCATTTGGTGACCCGACTGattattgtcattatttgtttcgagtttttgatttggataattcaaaatacaTTGATTTTAAAGAGTTTATAATTGCATTGAGTATAACCAGTAGAGGCACAGAGGAACAGAAAATCAACTGGAGCTTTAAAATGTATGACTATAAAAAGGAAGGAAAGATAGGttataaagaaattttacCCATTGTGAAGGCTACTTATAAAATGGTTGGACCGATGGTGGAATTACCGGAAGATCAACAAACTCCTGAAGCTAGAGTAGATAGATATTTCCAGTTGTTGGGCAAGGACAAGAATACCGACAAATTAGATTTGAATGactttaaaaaattggCTCAACTAGATTCAGGAATAGCTGCGGCACTAAACTCCTATCTGGGTTTGGTATAG
- the SWI6 gene encoding transcriptional regulator (Putative component of the MBF and SBF transcription complexes involved in G1/S cell-cycle progression; periodic mRNA expression, peak at cell-cycle G1/S phase) has translation MDSPIHIGDLTTQSIQQKLFETHINNNNKNKTINNNCALLSTIYSSIYSGVKTIQLTMKLDSDKNNNNNNNNNDLKFDNKSHGEIIVLRRVQDSFVNVTQLFQILIKLEVLPTSQVDNYFDNEILSNLKYFGSSSNTPQYLDLRKHQNIYLQGIWIPYDKAVNLALKFDIYEITKKLFLVDVHDFDKLPKANKRLYEEDANSDSDILDSPSKKQKLDKKSKKDLLSNGKAITKKLIASSVSQNSNYPFTLPAVIIDNSNSEIANDIKVKLGDVFKRDDEKPDGISFEDVKSAFADALSRYTPETIIDIPLDSKGQTALHFASTLASLNLVSSFIELGLNSPIRGNNAGESPLISCIQVTNSMEKGNFTKILSNWLYPDIWLLDKRKRTVFHHLTLQIDKNDSFRFYTTKILEYIISDNNQNLLDFRANILNAQDEDGNTALHLAIEKDSKWFIKVLVDLGADTSISNKRGTKPSDFEIIRDLGSIENDDQIFDLISTGLEFLNKRLEIGGEKLPEVESPKVVTTPKLIDQEGSSSSGKIFNSIQQLLSNTNVEYENILNSKREQIKQLDRALHDATIVTANNRFNTKKITEKLINLDNLKLQVANVTDKLALSKQELNEEIDDTKEYDADAPFIIPQIYDKLKKGKDPIQDLKTDDYLLSQLQPAPILKARIQAYKDINSKLEKELKTLVDYSDLTSKFKKVVSICTNVGVNEVDEFLDGLLEAVEGQQ, from the coding sequence ATGGATTCTCCTATACACATTGGTGACTTGACAACACAGtcaattcaacaaaaattattcGAGACCCAtataaataacaacaataagaaCAAGACcattaacaacaattgtGCTTTATTGTCGACAATTTATTCGTCCATATACTCTGGTGTAAAAACTATTCAGTTAACAATGAAACTAGATTCtgacaaaaacaacaacaacaacaacaacaacaatgatCTCAAATTTGACAACAAAAGTCATGGTGAAATTATAGTTTTGAGAAGAGTACAAGACTCGTTTGTTAATGTTACCCagttatttcaaattttaattaaattagaaGTATTACCAACCAGCCAAGTTGACAATTATTTTGACAATGAgatattatcaaatttaaaatattttgggTCATCCAGCAATACCCCTCAATATTTGGATTTAAGGAAACACCAAAACATCTATCTTCAGGGAATATGGATACCATATGATAAAGCTGTAAATTTGGCTTTGAAGTTTGATATTTATGAGatcaccaagaaattgtttttggtCGATGTACATGATTTCGACAAGTTACCCAAAGCAAACAAAAGATTGTACGAGGAAGATGCCAACAGCGATAGTGATATATTGGACTCTCCCtccaaaaaacaaaagttGGATAAAAAGTCTAAAAAAGATTTACTTTCCAATGGCAAAGCAATAACCAAAAAACTCATAGCATCGTCGGTATCACAGAATTCAAACTACCCATTCACGTTGCCTGCTGTAATCATTGATAATAGCAATTCAGAAATTGCGAATGACATCAAAGTTAAGTTGGGAGATGTGTTCAAAcgtgatgatgaaaaacCCGATGGGATTTCGTTCGAAGACGTGAAACTGGCATTTGCAGACGCATTGTCAAGGTATACACCCGAGACAATTATCGACATTCCGTTGGATCTGAAAGGTCAAACTGCATTGCATTTTGCTTCAACATTAGCTTCTTTGAACTTAGTGTCCTCGTTTATTGAATTGGGATTGAATTCTCCAATCAGAGGTAACAATGCAGGCGAGTCCCCATTAATCTCCTGTATTCAAGTAACAAACTCTATGGAAAAAGGTAACTTCACCAAAATCCTTAGTAATTGGTTGTATCCTGATATTTGGTTGTTagacaaaagaaaaagaacaGTATTCCACCATTTAACTTTACAAATAGATAAGAACGATAGCTTCAGGTTCTACACCACCAAGATTTTGGAGTATATTATAAGCGATAACAATCAGAATTTACTAGATTTTCGTGCCAATATACTTAACGCACAGGATGAAGACGGTAATACGGCATTGCATTTGGCTATAGAAAAGGATTCAAAATGGTTTATTAAAGTTTTAGTGGATTTGGGGGCTGATACTTCTATTTCTAATAAACGTGGCACAAAGCCCTCcgattttgaaattatcagGGACTTGGGTTCAATTGAAAACGATGATCAAATATTTGACTTGATATCTACCGGATTAGagtttttaaataaaagaTTGGAAATTGGGGGTGAAAAATTACCAGAAGTAGAAAGTCCCAAGGTGGTAACAACCCCCAAATTGATAGACCAGGAAGGAAGTTCGTCCTCTggaaaaatattcaatagTATTCAGCAATTGCTTTCCAATACTAATGTTGAATATGAAAACATTTTGAACTCCAAAAGAGAGCAGATCAAACAATTAGATAGAGCTCTACATGATGCTACCATTGTCACTGCCAATAATCGTttcaacaccaaaaaaattactgaaaaattgataaatttagacaatttgaaattgcaAGTAGCAAATGTTACGGATAAATTAGCTCTATCAAAGCAAGAGTTGAATGAGGAAATAGATGATACCAAAGAGTATGATGCAGACGCTCCATTCATAATACCTCAGATATAtgacaaattgaaaaagggTAAAGACCCAATACAAGATTTGAAGACTGACGATTATTTATTGAGCCAGTTACAGCCAGCACCAATACTAAAAGCCAGAATACAGGCTTATAAAGACATCAACAGCAAGTTAGAGAAGGAATTAAAAACTTTGGTCGATTATAGCGACTTGACTTCTAAGTTTAAGAAAGTTGTCAGCATATGTACAAATGTTGGTGTAAACgaagttgatgaatttttagACGGGTTGTTGGAAGCAGTGGAAGGACAACAGTAA
- a CDS encoding uncharacterized protein (Ortholog(s) have RNA binding activity, role in spliceosomal complex assembly and U2-type prespliceosome localization), producing the protein MDYSGRVNSKKGAGGIASNEDINIQTKQRVQELLSTHVLDIDNDPYVFRNHLGMLECKLCLTTHINESSYISHLGGRKHHLNLERRRILDEKQNKSREHQLSSQNILSINNIEKRSWKKIGKPIYKITKVRDPETLRTGILVNIKLPKITVKEPMFRIMSYYELTSKNQNSCRNFIEKYKSDDDDDAEDDDDSDGGDDNKYQYLVVSAEPYDNIAIVIPNKHEIDKPLEENKMSDSYWWYWDNDTKEFFLQFLYKL; encoded by the coding sequence ATGGATTACTCAGGACGAGTTAACTCTAAAAAGGGTGCTGGTGGAATAGCAAGTAATGAAGATATCAACATCCAGACAAAGCAACGAGTACAAGAATTGTTATCCACCCATGTTTTGGATATAGACAACGATCCTTACGTTTTCCGAAACCATTTGGGTATGCTAGAGTGTAAGTTGTGCCTTACCACACATATCAATGAATCTTCATATATATCCCATTTGGGTGGTAGAAAGcatcatttaaatttggAGCGAAGAAGGATTTTGGATGAGAAGCAGAATAAACTGAGAGAGCATCAGTTGAGTTCTCAAAACATTTTGAGTATCAATAACATAGAAAAACGATCGTGGAAAAAGATAGGTAAGCCTATTTATAAGATTACCAAAGTTAGGGATCCGGAAACTTTACGTACTGGAATCCTAGTTAATATTAAATTGCCAAAAATTACGGTAAAAGAGCCTATGTTTAGAATTATGTCGTACTATGAATTGACTTcgaaaaatcaaaacagtTGTCGGAactttattgaaaaatataaaagcgatgacgatgatgatgctgaagatgatgatgacagtgatggtggtgatgataaCAAGTATCAGTATCTTGTTGTGTCTGCTGAACCATATGATAACATTGCAATTGTGATACCTAATAAACATGAAATTGACAAACCTTTAGAAGAGAATAAAATGTCCGACAGTTACTGGTGGTATTGGGATAATGATACTAAGGAATTCTTTCTACAGTTCTTATATAAACTATAA